A window of the Oryzias melastigma strain HK-1 linkage group LG11, ASM292280v2, whole genome shotgun sequence genome harbors these coding sequences:
- the slc6a18 gene encoding inactive sodium-dependent neutral amino acid transporter B(0)AT3 isoform X1: MGKSQDSQVEERPKWDNKVQYLLTCIGFAVGIGNVWRFPYLCQIYGGGAFLIPYLIALVFEGLPLLYLELAIGQRLRKSSIGVWNSISPLLGGVGIASMIVSFLVAMFYNTILAWVLWYFFHSFQEPLPWSYCPLNENMTGFNEECEKSTPVNYFWYRKTLNITPNIETSGSLQWWLVVCLASAWSIVYICFIKGIDSVGKAVYVTTTFPYLVLTIFLVRGLTLPGATDGLAYLFTPDVSLTKLWVDKTRFDALNVMFFLFQWEILKNPQVWLDAATQIFFSLSVAFGGLISFSSYNSERNDCERDAILVGVINSATSLYGSIPIFSILGFKARSAYNSCLERNILTLTNHFEISDQNVTLENYYHWYNHLNQKFPVEFQNLNLKECDLQTFLDQSASGTGLAFIVFTEAVIEMPGSQVWAVLFFVMLFSLGLSSMFGNLEGVITPIKELHLVPKSIPNEILSGILCLISFGVALIFSLGSGNYWVEVFNGYVGSVPLLVIAFFQIIGVIYIRGMKTFSDDIYFMTGRRPNIYWKACWLVISPLMLLVVLVAYVIVQAQKHPTYPTWNPSYELFPQTEVKNYPDWVFAIIILLCTVPVLSIPLVALVRLIRSRVGRSSTAANLNPYENGSFEIEEREERNSKA; the protein is encoded by the exons ATGGGTAAAAGTCAAGACTCACAGGTGGAGGAGAGACCCAAATGGGACAACAAGGTCCAATACCTGCTAACATGCATCGGTTTTGCAGTGGGGATTGGAAATGTGTGGCGTTTTCCCTACCTATGTCAGATCTATGGAGGAG GAGCGTTCCTCATCCCGTACCTGATAGCACTGGTGTTTGAGGGCCTCCCCCTGCTCTACCTGGAGCTGGCTATAGGACAGAGGCTCCGGAAGAGCAGCATCGGGGTCTGGAACTCCATCTCCCCGCTGCTGGGTGGTGTTG GCATCGCCTCCATGATAGTTTCCTTCCTGGTGGCCATGTTTTACAACACCATCCTGGCCTGGGTGCTCTGGTACTTCTTTCACTCTTTCCAAGAGCCGCTCCCATGGAGCTACTGTCCACTCAATGAAAACATGACAG GTTTTAATGAAGAATGTGAGAAGAGCACTCCAGTGAATTACTTCTGGTATCGCAAAACCCTGAACATCACCCCGAACATTGAGACCAGTGGCTCCCTACAGTGGTGGCTGGTGGTCTGTCTGGCCAGCGCCTGGAGTATAGTCTACATCTGCTTCATCAAAGGCATCGATTCCGTTGGGAAG GCTGTTTATGTGACCACCACATTCCCTTACCTGGTCTTGACCATCTTCCTGGTCCGTGGCCTCACTCTGCCCGGAGCAACAGATGGTTTGGCTTACCTTTTCACTCCAGATGTAAGTCTGACTAAGTTGTGGGTTGACAAAACTAGGTTTGATGCTCTAAATGTGATGTTCTTCCTGTTCCAGTGGGAGATACTGAAGAACCCACAGGTGTGGCTGGACGCCGCAACTCAGATCTTCTTCTCTCTTTCAGTGGCTTTTGGAGGTCTTATTTCGTTCTCAAGCTATAATTCAGAGAG aAATGACTGCGAACGAGACGCCATTCTTGTTGGTGTGATAAATAGTGCAACGTCTCTCTACGGGTCCATTCCCATATTTTCCATTCTGGGATTCAAAGCCAGATCTGCCTATAACTCATGTCTAGAAAG AAACATCCTGACTCTGACCAACCACTTTGAGATTTCAGACCAGAATGTCACATTGGAGAACTATTATCATTGGTATAATCATCTGAATCAGAAATTTCCAGTGGAATTCCAAAATTTGAATCTGAAGGAGTGTGACCTCCAAACATTCCTTGACCAG AGCGCCTCAGGTACTGGCCTGGCTTTCATCGTGTTCACAGAAGCAGTGATAGAGATGCCGGGTTCTCAGGTGTGGGCCGTACTGTTCTTCGTCATGCTCTTCAGCTTGGGTCTTTCCTCAATGTTTGGTAACCTAGAAGGTGTCATCACACCCATCAAAGAACTCCACTTGGTACCCAAGAGTATCCCCAATGAAATTCTGTCAG GAATCCTGTGTCTAATTTCCTTCGGGGTCGCCCTCATCTTCAGCCTGGGCTCAGGGAACTACTGGGTGGAGGTCTTTAACGGCTATGTAGGCTCCGTCCCTTTGCTCGTCATCGCATTCTTTCAGATTATCGGAGTGATTTACATCCGTGGAATGAAAAC TTTCAGTGacgacatttattttatgaccGGGAGGAGGCCCAACATCTACTGGAAAGCATGCTGGTTAGTGATCAGTCCATTGATGCTGCTGGTGGTGCTGGTCGCCTACGTGATCGTCCAAGCACAGAAACATCCGACATATCCCACATGGAACCCATCCTAT GAACTGTTCCCTCAAACTGAGGTGAAGAACTATCCGGACTGGGTGTTCGCTATCATCATCCTCCTCTGCACCGTTCCTGTGCTGTCCATCCCTCTGGTGGCTCTGGTCAGACTGATCCGCTCTAGAGTCGGAAGGTCATCCACTGCAGCCAACCTGAACCCCTACGAAAACGGCAGCTTTGAGATTGAAGAACGGGAAGAGAGGAATTCAAAGGCTTGA
- the slc6a18 gene encoding inactive sodium-dependent neutral amino acid transporter B(0)AT3 isoform X2, translated as MGKSQDSQVEERPKWDNKVQYLLTCIGFAVGIGNVWRFPYLCQIYGGGAFLIPYLIALVFEGLPLLYLELAIGQRLRKSSIGVWNSISPLLGGVGIASMIVSFLVAMFYNTILAWVLWYFFHSFQEPLPWSYCPLNENMTGFNEECEKSTPVNYFWYRKTLNITPNIETSGSLQWWLVVCLASAWSIVYICFIKGIDSVGKAVYVTTTFPYLVLTIFLVRGLTLPGATDGLAYLFTPDWEILKNPQVWLDAATQIFFSLSVAFGGLISFSSYNSERNDCERDAILVGVINSATSLYGSIPIFSILGFKARSAYNSCLERNILTLTNHFEISDQNVTLENYYHWYNHLNQKFPVEFQNLNLKECDLQTFLDQSASGTGLAFIVFTEAVIEMPGSQVWAVLFFVMLFSLGLSSMFGNLEGVITPIKELHLVPKSIPNEILSGILCLISFGVALIFSLGSGNYWVEVFNGYVGSVPLLVIAFFQIIGVIYIRGMKTFSDDIYFMTGRRPNIYWKACWLVISPLMLLVVLVAYVIVQAQKHPTYPTWNPSYELFPQTEVKNYPDWVFAIIILLCTVPVLSIPLVALVRLIRSRVGRSSTAANLNPYENGSFEIEEREERNSKA; from the exons ATGGGTAAAAGTCAAGACTCACAGGTGGAGGAGAGACCCAAATGGGACAACAAGGTCCAATACCTGCTAACATGCATCGGTTTTGCAGTGGGGATTGGAAATGTGTGGCGTTTTCCCTACCTATGTCAGATCTATGGAGGAG GAGCGTTCCTCATCCCGTACCTGATAGCACTGGTGTTTGAGGGCCTCCCCCTGCTCTACCTGGAGCTGGCTATAGGACAGAGGCTCCGGAAGAGCAGCATCGGGGTCTGGAACTCCATCTCCCCGCTGCTGGGTGGTGTTG GCATCGCCTCCATGATAGTTTCCTTCCTGGTGGCCATGTTTTACAACACCATCCTGGCCTGGGTGCTCTGGTACTTCTTTCACTCTTTCCAAGAGCCGCTCCCATGGAGCTACTGTCCACTCAATGAAAACATGACAG GTTTTAATGAAGAATGTGAGAAGAGCACTCCAGTGAATTACTTCTGGTATCGCAAAACCCTGAACATCACCCCGAACATTGAGACCAGTGGCTCCCTACAGTGGTGGCTGGTGGTCTGTCTGGCCAGCGCCTGGAGTATAGTCTACATCTGCTTCATCAAAGGCATCGATTCCGTTGGGAAG GCTGTTTATGTGACCACCACATTCCCTTACCTGGTCTTGACCATCTTCCTGGTCCGTGGCCTCACTCTGCCCGGAGCAACAGATGGTTTGGCTTACCTTTTCACTCCAGAT TGGGAGATACTGAAGAACCCACAGGTGTGGCTGGACGCCGCAACTCAGATCTTCTTCTCTCTTTCAGTGGCTTTTGGAGGTCTTATTTCGTTCTCAAGCTATAATTCAGAGAG aAATGACTGCGAACGAGACGCCATTCTTGTTGGTGTGATAAATAGTGCAACGTCTCTCTACGGGTCCATTCCCATATTTTCCATTCTGGGATTCAAAGCCAGATCTGCCTATAACTCATGTCTAGAAAG AAACATCCTGACTCTGACCAACCACTTTGAGATTTCAGACCAGAATGTCACATTGGAGAACTATTATCATTGGTATAATCATCTGAATCAGAAATTTCCAGTGGAATTCCAAAATTTGAATCTGAAGGAGTGTGACCTCCAAACATTCCTTGACCAG AGCGCCTCAGGTACTGGCCTGGCTTTCATCGTGTTCACAGAAGCAGTGATAGAGATGCCGGGTTCTCAGGTGTGGGCCGTACTGTTCTTCGTCATGCTCTTCAGCTTGGGTCTTTCCTCAATGTTTGGTAACCTAGAAGGTGTCATCACACCCATCAAAGAACTCCACTTGGTACCCAAGAGTATCCCCAATGAAATTCTGTCAG GAATCCTGTGTCTAATTTCCTTCGGGGTCGCCCTCATCTTCAGCCTGGGCTCAGGGAACTACTGGGTGGAGGTCTTTAACGGCTATGTAGGCTCCGTCCCTTTGCTCGTCATCGCATTCTTTCAGATTATCGGAGTGATTTACATCCGTGGAATGAAAAC TTTCAGTGacgacatttattttatgaccGGGAGGAGGCCCAACATCTACTGGAAAGCATGCTGGTTAGTGATCAGTCCATTGATGCTGCTGGTGGTGCTGGTCGCCTACGTGATCGTCCAAGCACAGAAACATCCGACATATCCCACATGGAACCCATCCTAT GAACTGTTCCCTCAAACTGAGGTGAAGAACTATCCGGACTGGGTGTTCGCTATCATCATCCTCCTCTGCACCGTTCCTGTGCTGTCCATCCCTCTGGTGGCTCTGGTCAGACTGATCCGCTCTAGAGTCGGAAGGTCATCCACTGCAGCCAACCTGAACCCCTACGAAAACGGCAGCTTTGAGATTGAAGAACGGGAAGAGAGGAATTCAAAGGCTTGA